In Cellvibrio polysaccharolyticus, a genomic segment contains:
- a CDS encoding ferredoxin--NADP reductase: MAAVEPQKVLSVHHWNDSLFSFTTTRNDSLRFVSGEFVMIGLEVDGRPLLRAYSIASASYEEHLEFFSIKVPNGPLTSRLQHLKVGDEILVGKKPTGSLLLTDLKPGKHLYFLSTGTGLAPFMSLIRDPETYVNYDKVILIHGVRTVSELAYADLITKELPEHEYLGDDIREKLIYYPTVTREEFRNQGRLTDLIESGKLFEDIGLPPLNPETDRAMLCGSPAMLEDTTNLLNARGFQISPRIGTAGDYVIERAFVEK; encoded by the coding sequence ATGGCAGCCGTTGAACCCCAAAAAGTTCTCAGCGTTCACCACTGGAACGATTCACTATTCAGTTTCACCACTACTCGTAATGACTCCCTGCGCTTTGTCAGTGGTGAGTTTGTAATGATCGGCCTCGAAGTAGACGGTCGTCCGCTGCTGCGCGCTTACAGTATCGCCAGCGCTTCTTATGAAGAGCACCTGGAATTCTTCAGCATCAAGGTACCTAACGGCCCGTTGACCTCACGCTTGCAGCACCTGAAAGTAGGCGACGAAATTCTGGTCGGCAAAAAGCCAACCGGTTCATTGCTGCTGACTGACCTGAAACCAGGCAAGCACTTGTACTTCCTCAGCACCGGTACCGGTCTGGCGCCTTTCATGAGCTTGATCCGCGATCCGGAAACCTATGTTAATTATGACAAAGTCATTCTGATCCACGGCGTGCGCACTGTAAGCGAACTGGCTTACGCTGACCTGATCACCAAAGAACTGCCAGAGCACGAATATCTGGGCGACGACATCCGCGAAAAACTGATTTACTACCCCACAGTAACGCGCGAAGAATTCCGCAACCAGGGCCGCCTGACCGACCTGATTGAAAGTGGCAAACTGTTTGAAGATATAGGCCTGCCACCGCTGAACCCGGAAACTGACCGCGCCATGCTTTGTGGCAGCCCGGCCATGCTGGAAGACACCACCAACCTGCTGAATGCCCGCGGCTTCCAAATTTCCCCGCGCATAGGCACCGCCGGTGACTACGTAATTGAGCGTGCTTTCGTAGAGAAGTAA
- the cgtA gene encoding Obg family GTPase CgtA, with protein sequence MKFVDEAPIQVEAGKGGNGMMSFRREKFVAKGGPDGGDGGDGGSVYLVADENLNTLIDYRFQPRYKAEDGQKGASKDCTGKKGDDLVLPVPVGTTVLDTDTEEIFGDLTEHGQRLKVAQGGFHGLGNTRFKTSTNRAPRKTTWGTEGELRNLKLEMKVLADVGMLGLPNAGKSSFIRAVSSAKPKVADYPFTTLIPNLGVVKVQQYRSFVIADIPGVIEGASEGAGLGIRFLKHLTRCRLLMHMVDVAPIDGSDPVENVRTIVAELGKFSPTLATRERWLLLNKVDLLSPEEAEERCAAIIKELDWKGPVFRISALHRDGTAPLAGKIMDHLEGIWAEEGESRDARDRESQLQLQMAQEARDRIEALREAQREARRAAGMDDDDFNEDDYDVEVEYVR encoded by the coding sequence GTGAAATTTGTTGATGAAGCGCCAATCCAGGTTGAAGCAGGAAAAGGCGGAAATGGCATGATGAGCTTTCGCCGCGAAAAGTTTGTTGCCAAAGGCGGCCCCGATGGTGGTGATGGCGGCGATGGCGGCAGTGTTTATCTGGTTGCCGACGAAAACCTGAACACCCTGATCGACTACCGTTTCCAGCCACGCTACAAGGCAGAAGATGGTCAAAAGGGTGCCAGTAAAGACTGTACCGGTAAAAAAGGTGATGATCTGGTGTTGCCGGTGCCGGTGGGTACCACTGTGCTGGATACCGATACCGAAGAAATTTTTGGCGATTTGACCGAACACGGTCAGCGCCTGAAAGTGGCGCAGGGCGGCTTTCATGGTTTGGGTAATACCCGCTTTAAAACCAGTACCAACCGTGCCCCGCGTAAAACGACCTGGGGCACCGAAGGTGAATTGCGTAACCTCAAGCTGGAAATGAAAGTGCTTGCCGATGTGGGCATGCTCGGTTTGCCTAATGCCGGTAAATCCAGTTTCATTCGTGCAGTCAGCTCAGCCAAGCCGAAAGTGGCAGATTACCCGTTCACCACCCTGATCCCAAATTTGGGTGTGGTCAAGGTGCAGCAATACCGCAGCTTTGTGATTGCCGACATTCCCGGTGTTATCGAGGGCGCATCTGAAGGTGCCGGCCTGGGGATTCGTTTCCTAAAGCATTTAACGCGTTGTCGCTTGCTGATGCATATGGTGGATGTTGCGCCTATTGATGGCTCGGACCCGGTAGAAAACGTGCGCACGATTGTCGCAGAGTTGGGTAAATTCAGCCCGACACTGGCCACCCGCGAGCGTTGGTTGCTGCTGAACAAGGTTGATTTGCTGTCGCCGGAAGAAGCTGAAGAGCGTTGTGCCGCGATCATCAAAGAACTGGATTGGAAAGGCCCGGTATTCCGTATATCGGCATTGCACCGTGATGGCACTGCGCCATTGGCCGGTAAGATTATGGATCACCTTGAAGGTATCTGGGCTGAAGAAGGCGAGAGCCGCGATGCGCGTGATCGCGAATCGCAGCTGCAGTTGCAGATGGCACAGGAAGCGCGTGACCGCATCGAAGCCTTGCGTGAAGCACAGCGCGAAGCACGTCGTGCGGCAGGTATGGACGATGATGACTTCAACGAAGACGATTATGATGTTGAAGTGGAGTATGTGCGTTAA
- the rplU gene encoding 50S ribosomal protein L21 produces the protein MSTYAIFESGGKQHRVVVGETLKLEKIEFATGGTVEFNKVYLVANGADIKIGAPVVEGALVTAEVVAHGRGEKVKIIKFRRRKHHMKRQGHRQWFTEVKITGITG, from the coding sequence ATGAGTACTTATGCAATTTTCGAAAGCGGTGGCAAACAGCATCGTGTAGTGGTTGGTGAAACCCTCAAACTGGAAAAAATCGAATTCGCTACAGGCGGCACGGTTGAGTTCAACAAGGTATACCTGGTTGCTAACGGTGCAGACATCAAAATTGGTGCTCCGGTTGTGGAAGGTGCTCTGGTAACTGCAGAAGTGGTTGCTCATGGTCGCGGCGAGAAAGTGAAAATCATCAAATTCCGTCGTCGTAAGCACCACATGAAGCGTCAAGGTCATCGTCAGTGGTTCACCGAAGTGAAAATCACTGGTATCACAGGTTAA
- a CDS encoding LysR family transcriptional regulator, with the protein MRYSIRQLEVFVAIGRQESVSRAAEALSLTQSATSMALAELERQFNTRLFDRHGKRLQLSERGREILPHAMELLDRASQLEEMLDGDVAAGSLRLGATLTIGNYLATLLIGEYMRRYPGSRVQLGVHNTALVVDQVAHFKLDFGMIEGDFRHSDLEITPWVDDELVVFAAPDHPLVGRTGLTVDDLAEQAWILREQGSGTRQVFDAAFRHVLPYLDVKLELEHTEAIKRAVEAGMGIGCISRLALRDAFSRGSLVPLDVKGLDLKRQFNFVFHRQKFRSASIDAFLAICREATRDITRSDQIVFHRPDGRRIDFSQPSS; encoded by the coding sequence ATGCGATATTCAATCCGCCAACTGGAAGTCTTCGTTGCCATAGGCCGTCAGGAGAGTGTTTCCCGGGCCGCCGAAGCGCTTTCTCTCACCCAGTCCGCCACCAGCATGGCGCTCGCCGAGCTTGAGCGTCAATTCAATACCCGCCTGTTTGATCGCCATGGCAAACGCTTGCAGTTAAGTGAGCGCGGCCGCGAAATTTTGCCCCACGCCATGGAGTTACTCGACCGCGCTTCGCAACTGGAAGAAATGCTGGACGGGGACGTGGCTGCCGGCTCGCTGCGCCTGGGCGCGACACTCACCATCGGTAATTACCTGGCGACTTTGCTGATTGGCGAATATATGCGTCGCTATCCGGGCAGCCGGGTACAGCTGGGCGTGCATAATACCGCGTTGGTGGTGGATCAGGTGGCGCATTTCAAATTGGATTTCGGCATGATCGAAGGCGATTTCCGCCACTCGGATCTGGAAATTACGCCCTGGGTAGATGACGAACTGGTGGTTTTTGCCGCGCCCGATCACCCGTTGGTAGGCAGAACCGGGTTAACCGTTGACGACCTGGCCGAACAAGCGTGGATTCTGCGCGAGCAAGGTTCGGGTACCCGTCAGGTGTTTGATGCCGCTTTTCGCCATGTACTGCCTTATCTTGATGTAAAGCTGGAGCTGGAACACACCGAAGCGATCAAGCGCGCGGTAGAAGCCGGCATGGGCATTGGCTGTATTTCCCGCCTGGCGTTGCGCGATGCATTTTCCCGCGGCAGCCTGGTACCGCTGGATGTAAAAGGCCTGGATTTAAAACGTCAGTTCAACTTTGTTTTTCACCGTCAGAAATTTCGCTCTGCCAGTATTGATGCCTTTCTTGCTATTTGTCGTGAGGCGACCCGGGATATTACCCGCAGTGATCAGATTGTTTTCCATCGTCCGGATGGCCGTCGGATCGATTTCAGCCAACCCTCCTCGTAA
- a CDS encoding electron transfer flavoprotein subunit alpha/FixB family protein, with protein MSTLIIAEHDHQTLRAATRSAITAADQFSESVDLLIIGHNVSALAEQGARLNGVTRVRVIDDALYANPVAEDLAPLIAGIASEYRAVVTAATSFGKNLLPRVAALLDLDMVSDVTGIIDASTYLRPIYAGNLNAKVRNDSAIKLLTVRPTAFEATPDRDTVSPIETLAAQASAGLARWISTEIQKSDRPELSTARVVVSGGRSLGSAEKFQEVIAPLANKLNAAMGATRAAVDAGFAPNEFQVGQTGTVVAPELYIAVGVSGATQHIAGIKDSRVIVAINHDPDALIFQWADYGLVADLFESVKELEQALN; from the coding sequence ATGTCTACCTTGATTATTGCTGAACACGATCATCAAACCCTGCGCGCCGCGACCCGCTCGGCAATCACCGCGGCTGACCAGTTCAGTGAGTCGGTTGATCTGCTGATTATCGGTCATAACGTCAGTGCGCTGGCCGAACAGGGCGCGCGCCTGAATGGCGTAACCCGCGTTCGTGTTATTGACGATGCACTTTACGCCAATCCGGTTGCAGAAGATCTGGCACCGCTGATTGCCGGCATCGCCAGCGAGTACCGCGCTGTTGTTACCGCAGCGACCAGCTTTGGTAAAAACCTGTTGCCACGGGTTGCCGCATTGCTGGATCTCGATATGGTGTCCGACGTTACCGGCATCATCGACGCATCCACCTATTTACGCCCTATTTATGCCGGCAACCTCAACGCCAAAGTGCGTAACGACTCAGCGATCAAACTGCTGACGGTGCGCCCGACTGCGTTTGAAGCCACGCCGGATCGTGACACGGTATCGCCCATTGAAACTCTGGCGGCACAAGCGTCAGCTGGCCTGGCTCGCTGGATCAGCACCGAAATTCAAAAAAGCGATCGCCCGGAATTGAGCACCGCTCGCGTAGTGGTCAGCGGTGGCCGCTCACTGGGCAGCGCTGAAAAATTCCAGGAAGTTATCGCCCCGCTGGCCAACAAACTGAATGCCGCCATGGGCGCAACCCGTGCCGCTGTTGATGCCGGTTTTGCCCCTAACGAATTTCAGGTCGGCCAAACAGGAACCGTGGTAGCACCCGAGCTGTATATTGCAGTGGGTGTATCCGGCGCGACCCAACATATTGCAGGTATAAAAGACAGTCGCGTCATTGTTGCCATCAACCATGATCCGGACGCACTGATTTTCCAATGGGCCGATTATGGTCTGGTGGCGGATCTGTTCGAATCGGTCAAGGAACTTGAACAAGCACTGAATTAA
- a CDS encoding electron transfer flavoprotein subunit beta/FixA family protein, whose amino-acid sequence MKVVVGIKRVVDHNIRVRPKADGSDVDTSSVKMSINPFDEHAVEEAVRLKEAGTATEVVAVAIGTAQHQDILRHALAMGADRAILIETSDVLSSLATAKVLRAVVEREQPQLVMVGKQAIDEDAAEIGQMLATLWNVGQGTFASKLVFNGNSVQVTREIDGGQETVELNLPAVVTADLRLNEPRYLKLPNLMQAKKKPLETVALADFGVNTATKLHLLAVEEPPARAPGIKVASIQELVDKLRNEARVI is encoded by the coding sequence ATGAAGGTTGTTGTGGGTATCAAACGGGTGGTTGACCACAATATCCGTGTTCGTCCCAAAGCGGACGGCTCGGATGTCGACACATCCAGTGTAAAAATGAGCATTAACCCTTTTGATGAGCACGCGGTAGAAGAAGCGGTTCGCCTGAAGGAAGCCGGCACGGCAACAGAAGTGGTTGCTGTGGCTATCGGCACCGCACAACATCAGGACATCCTGCGCCACGCGCTGGCCATGGGTGCTGACCGTGCCATCCTGATTGAAACCTCCGACGTACTTTCATCGCTGGCGACCGCCAAGGTGTTGCGTGCAGTCGTTGAGCGCGAACAACCGCAACTGGTGATGGTTGGCAAACAAGCGATTGATGAAGACGCAGCCGAAATTGGCCAGATGCTGGCTACGCTGTGGAATGTCGGCCAGGGCACGTTTGCCTCGAAACTGGTTTTCAACGGCAACAGCGTTCAGGTCACTCGCGAAATTGATGGTGGTCAGGAAACCGTTGAATTGAACCTGCCAGCGGTAGTCACTGCCGATCTGCGCTTGAATGAACCACGTTACCTCAAGCTCCCCAATCTGATGCAAGCCAAGAAAAAGCCATTGGAAACCGTGGCACTGGCGGACTTCGGCGTGAACACCGCCACCAAATTGCACCTGCTGGCCGTAGAAGAACCGCCTGCCCGTGCGCCCGGCATCAAGGTTGCCAGCATCCAGGAGCTGGTGGATAAATTGCGTAACGAAGCGAGGGTTATCTGA
- a CDS encoding PA4780 family RIO1-like protein kinase codes for MKIPKRLQPLVNDGLIDEVYYQLMSGKEAQVFVVRANDEIRCAKVYKEADKRSFKQAVQYQEGRTVRNSRRARAMAKGTRYGQKEAEQAWLSAEVDALYRLAEAGVRVPTPYWFLEGVLVMELIVDKEGDPAPRLDDVAFDPDTARDYHARMMMEIVRMLCAGLVHGDLSEFNVLIDHSGPVVIDLPQAVNAAGNNNAKMMLTRDVNNMSEYFGKYAPDLLITHYAEEIWHLFEHGNLHPNVKLTGEFAESNIDADIATMMRIIEDAKSEEEDRKERERMARDGEF; via the coding sequence ATGAAGATACCAAAACGTTTACAGCCGCTGGTCAACGATGGCCTGATCGACGAGGTTTATTACCAGTTGATGAGCGGTAAAGAAGCGCAAGTGTTCGTGGTACGCGCCAACGATGAAATTCGCTGTGCGAAAGTCTATAAAGAAGCCGATAAGCGCAGCTTTAAACAAGCCGTGCAATACCAGGAAGGCCGCACCGTGCGCAACTCGCGCCGTGCGCGCGCCATGGCCAAAGGCACCCGCTACGGCCAAAAAGAGGCTGAACAAGCCTGGCTGAGCGCCGAGGTAGACGCACTTTATCGCCTCGCCGAAGCCGGGGTGCGAGTCCCCACGCCCTACTGGTTTCTGGAAGGCGTGCTGGTGATGGAATTGATCGTCGATAAAGAGGGCGACCCCGCCCCGCGGCTGGATGATGTGGCCTTTGATCCGGACACCGCGCGTGATTATCACGCGCGTATGATGATGGAGATTGTGCGCATGCTCTGCGCCGGCCTGGTTCACGGCGACCTGTCGGAATTTAACGTACTGATTGACCACAGCGGCCCCGTGGTTATCGACCTGCCGCAAGCGGTTAACGCTGCCGGTAACAACAACGCCAAAATGATGCTCACTCGCGATGTTAATAATATGAGTGAGTATTTTGGCAAATATGCCCCGGATTTGTTAATCACCCATTACGCCGAAGAGATTTGGCATTTATTTGAACATGGCAACCTGCACCCGAACGTGAAGCTCACCGGCGAATTTGCCGAGAGCAACATCGATGCCGATATCGCCACCATGATGCGCATTATCGAAGATGCAAAATCAGAAGAAGAGGATCGTAAGGAGCGCGAGCGGATGGCGCGGGATGGGGAATTTTAG
- a CDS encoding electron transfer flavoprotein-ubiquinone oxidoreductase, with protein sequence MQRDSMHYDVVIVGAGPSGLAAAIRLKQLAEAEQREINVCVLEKASAVGTHILSGAIVDPIALNELLPDWKNQGLPFHSEVKEDRFFWLTENGKVSIPHVLLPPLMKNSEAYVVSLGQVCEWLGAQAEALGVEIYPGFAAAEILYDEQGRVKGVATGDMGVGKNGEPKPEYTQGMELHANYTLFAEGVRGSLTRQLEERFELRKDAQDPHYGLGFKELWRIKPAKYRKGHISHTLGWPLDNQTGGGGFIYHQGENEVAIGFVVHLNYKNPHLSLFDEFQRFKTHPLVRDLLEGGERLSYGARAISEGGIQSLPKLTFPGGALIGCAAGMVNVPRIKGSHNAVKSGMLAAEAAFAALGEERANDELVRYSEQLKKSWVWQDLDKVRNVKPALSRYGTLAGMAYAGFELWLGSFGVRLPWTLPHGKADHDSLVPASEAKAITYAKPDGVLTFDRLSSIALSNISHEDDQPNHLTLKDASIPVAYNLPIFAAPEQRYCPAGVYEIIQDHGQPKLLINSQNCIHCKTCDIKDPKQNIVWVTPEGGSGPCYIGM encoded by the coding sequence ATGCAACGTGACAGCATGCATTATGACGTGGTTATCGTTGGCGCAGGCCCTTCAGGGCTGGCCGCTGCGATCCGCTTGAAGCAATTGGCCGAGGCCGAACAGCGCGAAATCAACGTCTGTGTATTGGAGAAAGCATCCGCCGTAGGCACCCATATTCTCTCGGGCGCCATTGTTGATCCGATTGCATTGAATGAACTGCTGCCCGACTGGAAAAACCAGGGGCTGCCGTTTCACTCCGAAGTGAAAGAGGATCGGTTCTTCTGGCTGACTGAAAACGGCAAAGTGAGCATTCCTCATGTGTTGCTGCCGCCGCTGATGAAAAACTCCGAAGCCTATGTTGTGAGCCTTGGCCAGGTTTGCGAATGGCTGGGGGCGCAAGCCGAAGCGCTAGGCGTGGAAATTTACCCGGGCTTTGCTGCCGCTGAAATTCTTTATGATGAGCAAGGTCGTGTAAAAGGCGTTGCCACTGGCGACATGGGTGTTGGTAAAAATGGCGAGCCCAAGCCGGAATACACCCAGGGAATGGAGCTGCACGCAAACTACACCTTGTTCGCTGAAGGTGTGCGTGGTTCGCTGACCCGTCAGCTGGAAGAGCGTTTTGAATTGCGCAAAGATGCGCAAGACCCGCATTACGGCCTTGGCTTCAAGGAATTGTGGCGCATTAAGCCGGCTAAATATCGCAAAGGCCATATTTCCCATACGCTGGGTTGGCCGTTGGATAATCAGACCGGTGGCGGTGGTTTTATTTATCACCAGGGTGAAAATGAAGTGGCAATCGGCTTTGTGGTTCACCTCAACTACAAAAATCCGCACCTGTCATTGTTTGATGAATTCCAGCGCTTTAAAACCCATCCGTTGGTGCGTGATTTACTGGAAGGCGGCGAGCGGCTTTCTTACGGCGCGCGCGCAATTTCCGAAGGCGGCATTCAATCGCTGCCGAAATTGACTTTCCCTGGCGGGGCCTTGATTGGTTGTGCTGCCGGTATGGTGAATGTGCCGCGCATTAAAGGTTCTCACAATGCAGTGAAATCCGGCATGTTAGCTGCCGAGGCGGCTTTTGCTGCGCTAGGTGAAGAGCGTGCCAATGATGAACTGGTCCGTTATAGCGAACAATTGAAAAAATCCTGGGTTTGGCAGGATCTGGACAAGGTGCGCAACGTCAAACCGGCACTGTCCCGCTATGGCACTTTGGCCGGTATGGCCTACGCCGGTTTTGAACTGTGGCTTGGCAGTTTTGGTGTTCGTTTGCCCTGGACATTGCCGCACGGCAAAGCCGATCACGACAGCCTGGTACCAGCATCTGAAGCGAAAGCTATTACCTATGCAAAGCCGGATGGTGTGTTGACCTTTGATCGTTTGTCTTCCATTGCGCTGTCGAATATCAGCCATGAGGATGATCAGCCAAACCATTTAACACTCAAAGATGCGTCCATTCCGGTGGCTTATAACTTGCCGATTTTTGCCGCACCGGAGCAACGTTATTGCCCGGCAGGCGTGTATGAAATTATTCAGGATCACGGTCAGCCGAAGCTGCTGATTAACTCCCAGAACTGCATCCACTGCAAAACCTGCGATATCAAAGATCCGAAGCAGAATATTGTTTGGGTAACACCGGAAGGCGGCAGCGGGCCTTGTTATATCGGGATGTAA
- a CDS encoding DUF4442 domain-containing protein, which yields MRPRTMRRLINLWPPLLFSGIHATSISDDFREVDVALQLRWYNRNYVGTQFGGSLFAMTDPWYMMMLLHNLGKDYFVWDKHATIDYIAPGRGKVTARFRLYDDVLHEIRQRTAFGEKYLPEFVVEIVDEEHKLVARVNRTLYVRRKPAVRVAVTTD from the coding sequence ATGCGTCCCCGTACGATGCGTCGTTTGATTAATCTCTGGCCCCCATTATTGTTCTCCGGTATCCATGCCACCTCCATCAGTGATGATTTTCGTGAGGTGGATGTCGCCTTGCAACTCCGCTGGTACAACCGCAATTACGTAGGCACGCAATTTGGTGGCAGTTTGTTCGCGATGACCGATCCATGGTACATGATGATGTTACTGCACAATCTGGGTAAGGATTATTTTGTCTGGGACAAGCACGCTACCATTGACTACATTGCCCCCGGGCGCGGCAAAGTAACCGCGCGGTTTCGTTTATACGACGACGTGCTGCATGAAATTCGTCAGCGCACCGCCTTTGGCGAAAAATACCTACCGGAATTTGTTGTGGAAATTGTCGATGAAGAACACAAACTGGTCGCGCGCGTAAATCGCACTTTGTATGTGCGCCGTAAGCCGGCTGTGAGAGTTGCTGTTACAACCGATTGA
- the proB gene encoding glutamate 5-kinase, translating into MSKRAIIPQAKRWVIKIGSALLTNDGQGLDAVAIAGWVAQMAALREQGIEVVLVSSGAVAAGMRRLGWNSRPTEIHQLQAAAAVGQMSLVQTYEAEFQRYGLLTAQVLLDHDDNSSRQRYLNARSTLKTLVNFGVIPVINENDTVVTDEIRFGDNDTLGALVANVIEADLLVILTDQLGMYDSDPRNNPDAKLLTEIAADDERLERMAGGGGLLGRGGMITKVRAARMAARSGADTVIVGGRIENVLGKLVAGEEIGTFLWAHQQPQTARKLWLSGHLQTRGTLVIDEGAVRVLREQGKSLLPVGVKEVRGNFMRGDMVVCVSPDGREVARGLVNYPANEARKIIGHPSSQIESLLGYQDNEELIHRDNLVLA; encoded by the coding sequence ATGAGTAAACGTGCAATTATTCCCCAGGCGAAGCGCTGGGTTATCAAAATTGGTAGTGCCTTGCTGACTAACGATGGTCAGGGGCTGGATGCGGTTGCCATTGCTGGCTGGGTGGCGCAAATGGCGGCCTTGCGTGAGCAGGGTATCGAGGTGGTGCTGGTATCTTCCGGTGCCGTTGCTGCCGGTATGCGTCGCCTTGGCTGGAATTCCCGCCCTACAGAAATTCATCAATTGCAGGCAGCGGCGGCCGTCGGGCAAATGAGTCTGGTACAAACCTACGAAGCAGAATTTCAGCGTTATGGTTTGCTAACCGCGCAGGTGTTGCTGGATCACGATGACAACTCGTCCCGTCAGCGTTATTTGAATGCGCGTTCCACCTTGAAAACCCTGGTTAATTTCGGGGTGATTCCCGTGATCAACGAAAACGACACGGTGGTTACCGATGAAATCCGCTTTGGCGATAACGACACGCTGGGCGCTTTGGTGGCCAATGTTATCGAGGCGGATTTGCTGGTGATTCTTACCGATCAGCTGGGCATGTATGACAGCGATCCGCGTAATAACCCCGATGCAAAATTACTGACAGAAATTGCTGCCGATGACGAGCGCCTTGAGCGCATGGCCGGTGGCGGTGGTTTGTTGGGGCGCGGCGGCATGATCACCAAAGTGCGTGCAGCGCGTATGGCGGCGCGCTCCGGTGCCGACACAGTCATCGTTGGCGGGCGCATTGAAAACGTGCTGGGCAAGCTGGTAGCGGGCGAGGAGATAGGTACTTTCCTGTGGGCGCACCAGCAGCCGCAAACCGCGCGCAAGCTGTGGCTTTCCGGCCACCTGCAAACTCGCGGTACGCTGGTTATTGATGAGGGCGCGGTGCGTGTTTTGCGTGAGCAGGGTAAAAGCTTGTTGCCGGTGGGTGTGAAAGAAGTGCGCGGCAATTTTATGCGCGGCGACATGGTGGTTTGTGTCTCGCCCGATGGTCGCGAAGTGGCTCGTGGTCTGGTGAATTACCCGGCCAACGAAGCCCGCAAAATCATCGGTCACCCCAGCAGTCAGATTGAATCACTGCTCGGCTACCAAGACAACGAAGAGCTGATCCACCGGGATAATCTGGTGTTGGCTTGA
- a CDS encoding VF530 family protein, producing MSSQPNNPLHGVTLEQVITQLHAHYGWEKLGQLISIRCFQADPSVKSSLKFLRKTPWAREKVEALYIETFSS from the coding sequence ATGTCATCACAACCAAACAACCCGCTGCACGGTGTTACCCTCGAACAGGTTATTACGCAGCTGCATGCACATTATGGTTGGGAAAAGCTGGGCCAACTGATCAGCATACGCTGCTTTCAAGCTGATCCGAGTGTGAAATCCAGTTTGAAATTTTTACGCAAAACGCCATGGGCGAGAGAGAAGGTTGAGGCGTTATACATAGAAACGTTTTCCAGCTAA
- the rpmA gene encoding 50S ribosomal protein L27 has translation MAHKKAGGSTRNGRDSNAKRLGVKAFGGELIPAGSIIVRQRGTKFHAGVNVGLGKDHTLFAKADGHVKFETKGAFNRKYVSIVAV, from the coding sequence ATGGCTCACAAGAAAGCTGGTGGTAGTACTCGTAACGGTCGCGATTCGAACGCGAAACGTCTGGGCGTTAAAGCTTTTGGCGGCGAACTGATTCCTGCAGGTAGCATCATTGTTCGTCAACGTGGTACCAAATTCCACGCTGGCGTTAACGTAGGTCTTGGTAAGGATCACACCCTGTTTGCAAAAGCAGACGGTCATGTGAAATTTGAAACCAAAGGCGCTTTCAACCGTAAGTACGTCAGCATTGTTGCTGTGTAA